In Danaus plexippus chromosome 9 unlocalized genomic scaffold, MEX_DaPlex mxdp_26, whole genome shotgun sequence, the following proteins share a genomic window:
- the LOC116767578 gene encoding fringe glycosyltransferase: MISKSFGMGGRKIIKAAALLIALGYSSLLVYQGGVNFNFQESRSVQVADLSIEPITKTTVLDSGLNKNITLDDIFISVKTTKHYQYTRLPIILKTWFQLAKDQTWFFTDTDNQQQQNQTNGHMVNTKCSASHQRKHLCCKMSVEYDHFLESGKKWFCHFDDDNYVNVPRLVSVLQTYNHQEDWYLGRTSVYEPVKIYKKPTNQLLFSFWFATGGAGFCVSRSLALKMLPVASGGRFISICEGIRLPDDVSMGFIIEHLMKKNLTLVPEFHSHLEQMKLLMSESFRDQISFSYSKTKNVWNVINVPGFDSRYDPTRFLSLHCFLFPHFKFCPR; the protein is encoded by the exons ATGATTTCAAAAAGCTTTGGGATGGGTGGGCGTAAGATAATCAAAGCTGCAGCTTTGCTGATAGCATTGGGTTACAGCAGTTTACTTGTTTATCAAGGCGGAGTTAATTTCAACTTCCAGGAAAGTCGGTCAGTGCAAGTGGCTGATTTATCCATAGAACCCATCACTAAAACAACTGTATTAGACAGTGGTCTGAACAAAAACATAACGCtagatgatatttttatcagtGTTAAGACAACAAAACATTATCAGTACACCCGGTTGCCAATAATATTGAAGACATGGTTCCAATTAGCGAAGGATCAG ACGTGGTTCTTCACAGACACTGATAATCAACAGCAACAAAACCAAACAA ATGGTCACATGGTCAACACGAAGTGCTCGGCATCACATCAACGCAAACACCTTTGTTGCAAAATGTCAGTTGAATATGATCACTTTCTAGAAAGCGGtaaaaa ATGGTTCTGTCATTTCGATGATGACAACTATGTGAACGTGCCTCGTTTGGTCAGCGTGCTTCAAACTTATAACCATCAAGAAGACTGGTATCTAGGGAGAACATCTGTATATGAACCAGTCAAGATTTATAAGAAACCGACTAATcag ttactattttcattttggTTTGCTACGGGCGGTGCCGGATTTTGTGTTAGCCGAAGTTTGGCTTTGAAAATGTTACCAGTGGCAAG CGGTGGCAgatttataagtatatgtGAAGGTATTAGGTTACCGGACGACGTTTCTATGGGATTTataatag AACATCTTATGAAGAAGAATCTGACTTTGGTGCCGGAATTTCATTCTCATTTGGAACAAATGAAACTCTTGATGTCGGAAAGTTTCCGTGACCAGATATCGTTCAGTTACTCCAAAACGAAGAACGTTTGGAATGTTATCAACGTACCAGGTTTTGATTCCAGATACGATCCTACGAG GTTCCTTTCACTGCATTGTTTCCTTTTCCCTCATTTCAAATTTTGTCCGAGGTAA